A portion of the Sphaerochaeta pleomorpha str. Grapes genome contains these proteins:
- a CDS encoding amino acid ABC transporter permease encodes MFKVWMWKQLFADFPVFLQGFGITLGVSLIALALTLVISFAVGLVRCFHNKALRKVAKGYMSGFQNTPLVVQIFFLYNVLPRFNLVLNPFEVGCIGLSLYTGAFGAAIIEAAIKAVPHEQTEASLSQGFGYLQTMVLVVLPQAMKIALPPMANQAVNLIKNSSVMALIAGGELMYRADSWSSDTSVYGPTFIVTGLLYLSICLPLSKTVQKMERKAR; translated from the coding sequence ATGTTCAAAGTATGGATGTGGAAACAGTTGTTTGCTGATTTTCCTGTTTTTCTACAAGGTTTTGGGATAACATTAGGAGTTTCCTTAATTGCCCTCGCTTTGACCTTGGTAATCAGTTTTGCCGTTGGGCTTGTTCGCTGCTTCCATAACAAAGCTTTACGCAAAGTTGCGAAAGGCTATATGAGTGGTTTCCAAAATACCCCCTTGGTCGTCCAGATTTTTTTCCTGTACAACGTGCTTCCCCGTTTCAATCTTGTACTCAATCCCTTTGAAGTCGGATGTATCGGTTTGTCACTCTATACCGGGGCCTTCGGGGCAGCTATCATCGAGGCAGCCATCAAGGCAGTGCCCCATGAACAGACCGAAGCTTCCTTGAGCCAAGGATTCGGATATCTGCAGACAATGGTCCTTGTCGTTTTGCCGCAGGCCATGAAAATAGCGTTGCCACCTATGGCCAACCAAGCAGTCAACTTGATCAAGAACTCCTCTGTAATGGCTTTGATCGCTGGAGGTGAATTAATGTACCGGGCGGACTCTTGGTCAAGCGATACGTCAGTCTATGGTCCAACCTTCATTGTCACCGGGCTGCTTTATCTTTCAATCTGTCTTCCGTTGAGCAAGACTGTCCAGAAAATGGAAAGGAAAGCGAGGTAA
- a CDS encoding transporter substrate-binding domain-containing protein, whose amino-acid sequence MKKCSMKRITGLALILACSVAVLFANGSKENSDDPLAKLKAKGKLSVGCKVDVPSFGYKNINTGEIEGFEIDLAKAVAKHIFGDENAIEFTAVTAKTRGPLLDTGELDLVAATFTVTEERKNSWDFSTIYYVDAVAIMVKKDSPFTLFKALDGKTIGVAQSATTKKSLDAGAKEAGISLKYSEYATYPEIKVALDSGRVDAFSVDFAILNGYLEDSCKLLDERFAKQDYGMAVKKGNTALLDAVNGTIDELSKSGELDSLLVKWGLK is encoded by the coding sequence ATGAAGAAGTGCTCAATGAAAAGAATTACCGGTTTGGCTTTGATTTTGGCCTGTTCTGTTGCTGTTCTGTTTGCAAATGGCTCAAAGGAAAACTCGGATGACCCATTGGCGAAATTGAAAGCCAAGGGAAAGCTTAGTGTAGGGTGTAAGGTCGATGTCCCTTCTTTCGGATATAAAAATATCAACACAGGGGAAATCGAAGGATTTGAAATCGACCTTGCAAAGGCTGTCGCAAAGCATATATTTGGCGATGAGAATGCTATTGAATTCACTGCTGTTACTGCAAAGACCCGTGGTCCCTTGCTCGATACGGGTGAGCTTGACCTTGTAGCTGCAACGTTTACCGTTACCGAGGAGCGAAAGAACAGTTGGGATTTTTCGACCATTTATTATGTGGATGCTGTTGCAATTATGGTAAAGAAAGATTCCCCTTTTACACTTTTCAAAGCCCTTGATGGGAAAACAATCGGGGTAGCACAGAGTGCAACAACAAAGAAAAGTTTGGATGCAGGTGCAAAGGAAGCGGGAATTTCACTCAAGTATAGTGAATATGCCACGTATCCTGAAATCAAGGTTGCCCTCGATAGTGGACGTGTAGACGCCTTTAGTGTTGATTTCGCAATCCTCAATGGATATCTCGAGGATTCATGTAAGCTTTTGGACGAGCGTTTTGCGAAACAAGATTATGGTATGGCCGTGAAGAAGGGTAATACTGCATTGCTTGATGCCGTAAACGGAACGATTGACGAACTGTCGAAAAGTGGTGAATTGGATTCCCTCCTCGTGAAGTGGGGCTTGAAATAA
- a CDS encoding amino acid ABC transporter ATP-binding protein, giving the protein MAEPIIRLTDVCMSFGDLQVLEHIDLSLAEGSKTVIIGPSGGGKSTLLRCINLFETPQKGTVFVDGQQLTGKSRRELCKIRQGIGMVFQQFNLYPHMTVLDNLCLAPVNLKKEKRKDVEKLAMMHLSQVGLSEKATSYPSQLSGGQQQRVAIARALCMNPKVLLFDEPTSALDPEMISEVLDIMQKVAHQEGITMVVVTHEMGFASSIADRVLFLDAGHITEDGTPQQVFNSPKNERTRQFLSKILKSA; this is encoded by the coding sequence ATGGCAGAGCCAATTATCAGACTTACGGATGTATGCATGAGCTTTGGGGATTTACAAGTGCTCGAACACATCGATCTATCGCTGGCGGAAGGCTCAAAGACTGTCATCATCGGACCTTCAGGGGGCGGTAAAAGCACTTTGTTGAGATGTATTAATTTATTCGAAACGCCACAGAAAGGTACTGTCTTTGTGGATGGTCAGCAACTGACCGGGAAAAGTCGTAGGGAACTTTGTAAAATTCGCCAAGGTATTGGAATGGTATTCCAACAATTTAATCTCTATCCACATATGACAGTCTTGGATAATCTTTGTCTTGCCCCGGTTAACTTAAAAAAAGAGAAGCGAAAAGATGTAGAAAAACTAGCAATGATGCACCTGTCCCAGGTTGGGTTGAGTGAGAAAGCAACCAGTTATCCCTCACAGTTATCAGGTGGGCAACAGCAGAGGGTGGCTATTGCCAGGGCGCTCTGTATGAATCCGAAAGTGTTGCTATTTGATGAACCAACGAGTGCCCTCGATCCTGAGATGATTAGCGAGGTGTTGGATATTATGCAGAAAGTGGCTCATCAGGAAGGTATAACTATGGTAGTTGTGACCCATGAAATGGGATTTGCAAGTAGCATTGCGGACAGGGTACTTTTCCTCGATGCAGGCCACATCACCGAGGATGGTACACCCCAGCAAGTATTCAATTCTCCAAAGAATGAGCGTACCCGCCAGTTCTTGTCGAAGATTCTCAAGAGCGCTTGA
- a CDS encoding ABC transporter permease gives MINLLARALMMSTPLLYGSLSEVFAERTGMMVTAIEGIFLMGAWAGFVCAFLTKSLFLGLLAAMAAGILVSAVYGWITVTLKQHQIVTGTAINILVLGLCSFLQRVIFGVPLTPLTVQPLQIIKLPLLSKIPVLGPVFFSQNILTYLMYLIVPFSFFVLYRTSLGLTLRSAGENPEAVDVAGINVNRVRFLAVLFSGAMGGIAGSFYSIGYLGMFTTSIIGGRGWIAFAICFLGNWNPIGAFVGTLVFGLAEAVAIYMQSSSGTFLPNELFIALPYILTIFLTVSRKSFNVPAKLGTPYNKEN, from the coding sequence ATGATAAATCTTTTAGCCAGAGCTTTGATGATGAGTACACCTCTTTTGTATGGTTCCCTCTCTGAGGTGTTCGCGGAACGAACAGGCATGATGGTGACGGCAATTGAAGGAATCTTTCTCATGGGTGCTTGGGCAGGTTTTGTCTGTGCCTTCCTTACAAAGAGTCTTTTTCTCGGACTATTGGCGGCCATGGCAGCTGGGATATTGGTCTCGGCCGTATACGGCTGGATTACCGTTACACTGAAACAACACCAGATAGTAACCGGTACGGCTATCAATATTCTTGTGCTTGGACTGTGTTCTTTCCTGCAGAGGGTTATCTTTGGTGTTCCGCTGACTCCCCTTACAGTTCAGCCTCTCCAGATTATCAAACTCCCCTTACTCTCGAAGATTCCAGTGCTTGGGCCTGTCTTTTTCTCCCAGAATATTCTGACATATCTGATGTACCTGATAGTACCTTTTTCTTTCTTTGTGCTATATAGGACTTCTTTGGGGTTGACGTTACGGTCAGCCGGAGAGAATCCTGAGGCTGTTGATGTTGCTGGTATAAACGTGAATAGGGTTCGTTTTTTGGCAGTATTGTTTTCTGGGGCCATGGGAGGCATTGCAGGCTCATTCTATTCGATAGGGTACCTTGGGATGTTTACTACTTCCATTATTGGAGGACGTGGTTGGATTGCCTTTGCAATCTGTTTCTTGGGGAACTGGAACCCGATCGGAGCATTTGTCGGAACCTTGGTATTTGGTCTTGCTGAGGCTGTGGCAATATATATGCAGTCGAGCAGTGGAACCTTTTTGCCCAATGAGTTGTTTATTGCCCTTCCGTATATTTTGACAATATTCCTTACAGTAAGTAGAAAATCGTTCAATGTACCCGCAAAACTCGGCACCCCATATAACAAGGAAAACTAA
- a CDS encoding ABC transporter permease gives MNAKLRDLLVTNLLAIVFGLIASAFMILLLGKNPISAFQVLFTSMFRDRYTIGDIFVKATPLIFTALAFAFTYKANLFNIGAQGQFYIGAIVSVALSLALPSKMALPVVALAVFLAGGLWGSLIGLVKAKRKANEFLVSMMSTYVALAIMNYLLRTVLKEAKGEYPQTDSLAKAVWLPVLVKGTRLHAGFVFAVLVAIAIWVLLYKTELGYRIRVVGFNSEAARMSGIKPDRLYVVAFFISGALAALAGFTEVNGVQHMLLQGFNPDIGSVGIGIAILANANPIGIIFASVLFGALEVGGTIMGQRSGIPSSIINLMQGFVMVFVIIAFFVRNEMEIRREKRLLQKGGEQ, from the coding sequence ATGAATGCAAAACTGCGAGATTTGCTCGTTACCAATTTGCTTGCAATTGTATTCGGCCTCATAGCAAGCGCCTTTATGATACTCCTGCTGGGAAAGAATCCTATTTCGGCCTTTCAGGTTTTATTTACCTCGATGTTTCGGGACCGTTATACGATCGGGGACATTTTTGTAAAGGCTACCCCGCTTATTTTCACGGCACTTGCCTTCGCGTTTACCTATAAAGCGAACCTTTTCAATATCGGGGCACAGGGCCAATTCTATATCGGTGCAATTGTGTCAGTTGCGTTATCTCTGGCCCTTCCTTCCAAAATGGCTCTTCCCGTTGTTGCCCTTGCCGTATTTTTGGCAGGAGGTCTTTGGGGTTCCTTGATCGGTCTGGTAAAAGCCAAAAGAAAAGCAAATGAGTTCTTGGTAAGTATGATGTCTACGTATGTAGCTCTTGCTATTATGAATTATTTGCTCCGTACTGTTTTAAAAGAAGCCAAAGGTGAATATCCTCAGACTGACTCTTTGGCAAAGGCTGTTTGGCTTCCCGTCCTTGTGAAGGGTACCCGGCTTCATGCAGGTTTTGTTTTCGCTGTTTTGGTCGCCATTGCTATTTGGGTTTTATTATACAAAACCGAACTCGGTTATAGGATCAGGGTAGTAGGGTTCAATTCGGAAGCTGCCAGAATGAGCGGTATAAAGCCCGACAGGCTGTATGTTGTTGCTTTCTTTATCAGTGGAGCCTTGGCTGCTCTGGCTGGGTTTACTGAAGTGAACGGGGTTCAACATATGCTCTTGCAGGGGTTCAATCCTGATATAGGCTCGGTAGGTATAGGTATTGCTATCCTGGCAAATGCAAATCCGATAGGTATTATTTTTGCCTCTGTGCTTTTCGGCGCACTTGAAGTTGGCGGCACCATAATGGGCCAGAGATCCGGCATTCCCTCGAGCATCATTAACTTGATGCAGGGATTTGTGATGGTTTTTGTAATCATTGCATTCTTTGTGCGCAATGAGATGGAGATCCGGCGTGAGAAACGCTTGCTACAGAAAGGGGGTGAGCAATGA